A part of Penaeus vannamei isolate JL-2024 chromosome 1, ASM4276789v1, whole genome shotgun sequence genomic DNA contains:
- the LOC113802342 gene encoding protein unzipped: MIKGILVIASALLAVGGALDMAKIQGKNRIFTSSTLGWEDTKAGDVPPAHALPVVKDGPLWCRAKTHATWIAGSVVDGKCTMTFVRRLLEVTEYDVLVSVNDSARVLEVEWDRLTAMPPNGIATPNMIMAISDDNDTVLAGYVSPSERRAHFVKDGEAISQNNALILTEDEPVRYEVDRIVRDEDRSQITDEDVKVGNATLVNNEEEEKLESSMVDYVSQEKIYWGRVRGTITGLTSTVTEPSGVKREITWGVENELDHMEQQKVEYNLPAGAAVQVKLIAVMRKYEAPYSALLTAIYSDSVRRSWSIEGLHIHNYLAELRAEFSKPYYLTNNTEIEGDFPTSQILLHSTTTTTTTTTTTQTPTNSKDSEDNPVSESLATTDGDSQTTGDASSVSRLLPPVLAMCASLLMAANALFLS, translated from the coding sequence GCATCCTGGTGATCGCGTCGGCCCTGCTGGCGGTGGGCGGAGCTCTCGACATGGCCAAGATCCAAGGCAAGAACCGCATCTTCACGTCGTCCACCTTGGGCTGGGAGGACACGAAGGCGGGCGACgtcccccccgcccacgccctccctGTGGTCAAGGATGGCCCGCTCTGGTGCCGCGCCAAGACCCACGCCACGTGGATCGCCGGCTCGGTCGTCGACGGCAAGTGCACGATGACCTTCGTGCGACGCTTGCTCGAGGTCACGGAGTACGATGTCCTCGTCTCCGTCAACGACTCCGCCAGGGTGCTGGAGGTCGAGTGGGACCGGCTCACGGCCATGCCGCCCAACGGCATCGCCACCCCGAACATGATCATGGCCATTTCCGACGATAACGACACCGTCCTGGCCGGCTACGTCTCCCCGAGCGAGCGGCGCGCCCACTTCGTCAAGGACGGCGAAGCTATCAGTCAAAATAACGCGCTCATCCTGACGGAGGACGAGCCCGTCCGCTACGAGGTGGACCGCATTGTGCGCGACGAAGACAGAAGTCAGATCACCGACGAGGACGTCAAAGTCGGCAACGCAACTCTGGTGaacaacgaggaagaggagaagctggAGTCGAGCATGGTGGACTATGTCTCTCAGGAGAAGATCTACTGGGGTCGCGTCCGGGGCACCATCACCGGCCTGACCTCCACCGTCACCGAACCCTCGGGAGTGAAAAGGGAGATTACCTGGGGCGTGGAAAACGAGCTGGACCACATGGAGCAGCAGAAGGTGGAGTATAACCTGCCAGCTGGAGCAGCCGTTCAGGTCAAGCTGATCGCCGTCATGAGGAAGTACGAAGCGCCCTACTCCGCCCTGCTGACGGCCATCTACAGCGACAGCGTCCGCCGGTCCTGGAGCATCGAGGGCCTCCACATTCACAACTACCTGGCTGAACTGCGGGCAGAGTTTTCGAAGCCATACTACCTTACCAACAACACGGAGATCGAGGGAGACTTCCCCACCTCCCAGATCCTGCTCCACTCAACCACCACGACAACCACCACGACCACTACCACTCAGACGCCCACAAACTCCAAAGACAGCGAGGACAACCCTGTATCAGAGTCGCTGGCCACAACCGACGGAGACAGCCAGACCACCGGGGACGCCAGCAGCGTGTCTAGGCTCCTGCCCCCGGTGCTGGCCATGTGTGCGTCACTACTGATGGCTGCtaacgccctcttcctctcctaa